From the genome of Deferribacteraceae bacterium V6Fe1:
TCTTTTCGTGATATCGTTAATTTCTTCGTTATGAATTTCATTGACGCTTATATAAGCAAAAAGCTTGTCACCATATTTTGTCACTGCAAAATTATCAGTATTATCTGACTGCACTACTACCCAGTCATAGAGCTTTAATATTTCGTCAGGAATATTACTTTCGTAATAAAAGGCAACATTTAAGGCAAAACTGTTTGAAACAAGCATTATAAAAAATAATATAATAATTTTATTGAAGCATGAAGGTTTCATATTCCAACCTCATCATAGATTTGTTTAAAAATAGTAAACCTGCGATCGATGCAATTAACATTGCAACCGCTGAGCCATAACCGTAAAAGTATGGACCTAAGTTAATGGATATAAACGGTAAAATAATATTTAAAGTTGCCATAATAAAAGTAACTATTGCTGCTTCTCGTCTTTTATTTAGATAAAAAAGAAAAGCCAAATTTATCATGACAATTAATTGGAGTTGTATCGCTACCATATCTATATAAAAAAGAGGTACAATCAGCAAAGGAAGATTTAAAAAATTAATGATTTTAGGAGCCGTAAGATAAAAAATAATATTAAAAATACCTTGTATGATAATAGCTTCTTTTGTAGCAATCCTTATAAGGTCTATCATGTTATTCTTATAATTTAACAGCTTATATAAAGTAGCTCCGTTAACCACCCCTTTGAAATATTTGTCGTACAATTCAGCGAAATCTGCCTCCAAGCGTATAAAAAAGATGGCAAGACCGGGTATTATTGTGAGATATGCAAGAAATAGGGGGAGATCATAGACGATTGATGCATTAATTTTACCAATTATGCCATTACCTGTAGATGAATACCAAAACATAAATTCATCTGACCATATCCCCAAATTAAAGAAAAAACCTGCCAATACCAAAGAAAAATATTTTTTATAATACTTTGTAAACTCAAATGATATGAATTTAGAGAAAAAATATGATTTTATTACAAGAAAAAGGAGGGTTAGAAAAAGAAAAATATTACTTACAAAAAATGACCCGATAAGATAATCCAAACCGTATTTACCAAAGACAGATGCAAAAATTAATACAAGCAGATAAGATATAAAATAAGCTACGATAGTATGTTTATATTTTTTGATGCTTACCGCAATAATGTTTAAAATCCAAATATTAGATAGCAGCAGAAATGTCATTATAAAGAAAATATTGAAATAAAAGCTATCTATCCCTTTTAATGCAAATAGCGAATATATGATAATAAATGCAAATGAAATAGCTGTATTTAATATTGTAATACCGATGAGATTTGGTATTATCGCTTTTTCTTCCTTTATATAGATTTTATCGGCAATAAATCTTGTGAATACTAACTGATGAATACCTGAAACAATAAGGCTTAAAGCTATCAAATGGGTAACACTTACCTGAAACCTTATTATATCACTTGAATTGTCGTATAGTAAAATATTTATAAAACCGACAGTTAAAATAGACAGTATTGATGCCACCCATCCACCTGCGGACAAAATAGTGGCATAGCTGTATGCTATAAAAAGTGAAGTCAAACTCTCTTTTTTTAATATTTTCTTTAATTCAAAACCTATTCCTGCCAATTTAGTGCCTTATAGTATATTTTTTTGTAGTTACTTATTAATTTCTCATAAGTATAATATTTTGAGACCCTTTTTATTGCTGACTGTTGCTGCTTTTTCCAAAGAGCTTCATCAGTGAGCAAGCTAATGTATGCTTGGGCCAGACAATTTGCATCTGCCACTTTACATATAAAACCGGCTTGACCTATTTTAATATCTTCTTCGTCAATACTTCCAAAAATTAAATCTTTACAAGAGCCTACATCTGTAGTTACCGCAGGTATCCCTGCAGCAAAACCCTCTAAGATTGTCAGTGGCATCCCCTCACTGATAGAAGTTAGGGTATTGACTGAAATCTTATCAAATATGTCTAATATATTTTGAAACCCCATAAACTTAACATTTTCAGTTAATCCCAAAGTCTTGGTAAGGTTTTGACACTCCTCAAAATAAGCTTCATCTTCATTCGTTGGACCAACTATCCACCCTTCGGCATCGGGTAACTTGTTTACTACTATTCTCATAGCCTTTAAAAAAGTCTTTATATCCTTTATCGGAACAACTCTTCCGATTAGGCATATTCTTTGGTGATGCGCCTTTCTTTTTTCAATAAGCGGGGTTAGTTTTTTAATATCAACTCCATTTGGTATTACATCTGTTTTTTCAGGTGGCGCACCGTAAGATATCTGAACTTCAGATGCTTTTCTGTAAAGCGACAAAATCTTATCCGCAGTAAAATAGCTAAACAGCCCCAGACCGGCAAAAAAATTGTTCCAAATATCACGAACAAGATTCCCTTTTGTATCTGAGTAGTTTACAAAAGGTGTTCGTGTTGTAAACCAGTCGGAAGTCATTAAATCTATTTTACGCTCCTTAGTATAGATACCGTGTTCAGTCAATATATAAGGTATATTTTTAGATATCTTTATTAGACCAGCCAAAAATCCCGCATAGCCGGTTGAAGGGGAGTGGACAAGCTTTATTTCAGGCAGCCTGTTTATAACATCAAAAAGATTCCAAATAGGGATATGTATATTTCTTATCGTCCACAAGTAATCTATGAACGACTCATTTTCATACTTATCAAAGTACGTATTTTTTGTATATTCCCATGAAGTATCGGAATACAAAAAATCTTTTAGTTTAAATTTACCGATTAGATTTGAAAGAAAATTAAGCTTATCTTTAGATGAATGTATCATTCTGAAAAGGTTGTGAATTTCATCTATTTGATTAATAACCGATCTGTCTTGCTTGATACTTTTTGATTTGGGGAGCTTTTCTTCTTCAAATATAAATACTTCTTCAAAATATACGATATTTAAAGGAAAGTCATACATTTGCTTTTTATACTGAGTTTTTTGCCCGCCTATAAAAATAAGCCCGAAATTTATTTCCGGATTACCCTCAATAAGTTGATGTATCCAAGTAGAAACTCCACCTTGAATATAAGGATAAGTCCCTTCTCCAATAATAAGAATATCTATAGGTTTTGTTGGTTTATTCATTTCTTATCCATGCACAATAATTGGAATAAAAGTTTGGATGAATCTCCGTTTTACTTAAAGTGGAGAGGATAGATTTCGCTTTTTCATGTTTTGTTAAATTAAAATATATTTCTGCCATATAAGGGAGAGCTTTCTCTTTTTCATTTAATTCTACGACTTTTTGAAAATAATCAAGAGCTGTATCATATTCTTTTTTCTTTAAGTAAATTCTTCCCAAGTATAAAAATATTTCATAATCGTTTTGGTTGCTCAAGAGAGCTTTTTTGAAATATTCTTCTGAAAGTGACAAGTAGTAACCATTTAACTCGCTATCAACCAAATCCAAAAATAAAAGCTCCCAATAAAGAATCCCTATCTCTTTGAGGACTAAGCTTTTGTCTATATTATCTTCATTATTTAGCTCTAACTTTTCCAGTCTTTTTTTAAGCTCATTATTTATAAAATTCTCTTCTTTGGATAAAATATTAAAAGCATAAAGGCGTATCTCATCATTGTCATCTTCAAGACTCCTTTTAATAATGTTACCCATATTTGGGAATCGCAAGTTAGATACAAGGCTCAAAATCCCATATTTTGAAGACGTTGGTAAATCGGTGTTGTAGGTGCTAAGAGTTCCTTCACCAAATTGTCTTTTGGATTTAGAGAGAATTTCAATATTTTTTGAGTCAAAAGAATCCAAATATATATCTATGTTATGCCGCTGTCTTTTCATAAGATATATGAAGATAATAAGCGAAAAGATAAAACCGATAAATGTTGTCAGAAAAAACAGTATTGTTGATGTCACTATTATAGGTATCTTATTTTCAACTTTTTTGATAGAAAACAGGGGAGAAATGGCAAGTGATACGAGAAAACTGGCAATCAAATGTAAAAATAAGTAGAAATATACGTTTGAAAGTGTATTGGTAAATATATTATTGTATAAGCTAAAAAACTCCAAAATACCTGCAATGATAAGACAAAATATGCTAAACATTTTCTTCCGATTCTTTAATAAATTTATCGATATTATGAATATTACTTATATCAAAAATATTATATAAGTCTTTGTTTGATAAGAAGTTTAAATTATTTTTGGCACGTTCAACAAAACCAAATGTACCTTCTTTACTTACCAAAGGTAAAACCACAATGAATAAATCTTTATTCGATAGCTCCTTCTTATAATAAAAATCTAAAACCCTTAGATTTAGCGTAAGAAAGTTTTCCATTATTTCAGAATGACTTTTGCTAATTTCAAATATTACTATACTGCTACTTATTTTTATTGTTTTATACAAATCGTTTAGCTTTATAAGTTCAAATTTAAAATCCATAGGAAAGTTAGCAAAAAGCTCCACTTCCTTTGCTCTTTCCATAAGTGCCGATTTGTTTAAGTTGTAGAAGAAGTTCATAAGTATTAATTGAGCCGAAATCAAATTTTCTACATTATAATGTAAAAATGGCATCTCTTTTAAGGCCAAAAAAGCAATTATTTCGTCATTATTACTAAGCACAGGTATTGCAGCAAGCAGGTTAACCTCTTCCTTGACTGCAATGTCATTTAGCAAAACAGGCTCTTTTTTTTCGAATATTTTGGCAATTATGGGATTTTTAAGACTAATTTCCCCCTTATCCATATTGTGCGGGTATATTTCTTTTATAATTTCCTTGTCAGAGTCATATAATACCAGAGCAAATTTTTCCATTTTAAACTGAGCGGATAAAAATTTAAGCAAATCATCATATGCAACTATGTTTTGTGACAACAATTCCTTTAAGATTGACCTGATTGTGTAAGGCTTTGACAAATAACTCTTTTCGAGCTGGTCATGAGACAGTTTGGTTGTAAGAGCAGAAATCCCTAACTCCCTGATTTTAGAGTATAAGTAGTCATTTTTTATGTTTAGCATACTAATTTTTCTAGTCCAATAGTAGTGAAATTCTCCTGCGATTAAAGTAAGTAATAAGCCGTCCAGAAAAAAGTTTAATGAATTTTTACTGTTATAATAAAAGTAAAAAAATCCGGCTATGATAAGTAATGAAATAAGACCTGCGCCCAGTCCGTGAAAAAGAGCAAATACCAGTATTATAATAAAGAAATAGTTTATATATGAGGAATCCACAAACAAAGGATTTTGTTTATTTATTATATAGCCGATAAAAATAGCAGTTAAAGTAAATGCAATTACTTCCGAAAAGACAGTGATACTTTTGAGTTTATGAATGGCAAAATGATTTTTAAACAGCTTAACCATCAGTCTATATCGTCAAAAATATCATTTATAAGCTGTTGAGCTGTTATTGCTATCGACCTGTGACCCCATTGAGATTTACCGCCAACGGCCGACCACAATACATCCCCACTTTTATCTTCCAAAATGACAAGCAAGCTTACCGCCGGTTCACCATCAATTCCTGTTTTATATCTCCACTCGACAACTCTCCCTTTGACTATGTATTCAAATGAATTATCTGTAATATTTACTGCTTTAAATTCACCATCTAACTCTTTGTAACCTTTGATAGTTTGATAACCGTAACTTCGTAATACACCCTCGGTAACCGATGCCGCTTTAAAACCTGCATATGGAGTCTGTGAAAGATTTTCAAAAGGGAGCACAAGCAGGGTACCTCTTTTAGGAAAATTGTTTTTAGTAATATTTTTTACGGTTGTAGAGCAAGATAAAAGGGCAAAAGCTACTAATAGTATAAAAAACTTTTTTAACACTTAACACCTCCGAAATTAAATTACGTCATATTATTTTGTTATTTATTCTTCTTTCAACTCTTTTTCTACTGATTTTAATTCTTCTTTTTTTTCTTTAATTGAATCTACAATTATTTTTTTATCTAAACCAGAAGAGTTTTCGATTTTCTTTTTATGTTCGTCAATCTCTTCCTCTATCTGCTGTTTTATATTTTCGACTTTTTCTGCTTTTTCAGCTTTATCAAACAATACCTCTTCAGCTATGACATCTTCCTTAACACTTTCTTTACTCGGCCTTGTAGGAATAATTTGTAAATTATCGGGCAATTTACGCTGATTCATAAAAGTCGGAGATACAATTTCAATACCATTGTCATGAAGCTTGTCCAATACACATCTGCACAAATTAGAGCGCGCGGTTATTATAAATTTTACATCTTCTAACATTCCGCTAATTTTATAAGTTATTGAGAAGTCTCCAAGCTCCAATAGTTGCACAAAAGGCTCTTTCAGACCGCAATCTTTGGCTGCTTCTATCAAGAGGGATTCGATTTTGGAGTGATGAATGTCATATCCTAATGATAAAACCGTTGAAATTATTGCACCAGAGCTCCGTGTTACATATATTGGGTTGTTAATTAAAAAAGTATTGGGAATTGCAGCCAGCTCTCTGTCAATAGTCTGTATTTCAGTGTCAAATAATCCCCTTTCCACCACACGACCAAAATATTCACCAACTTTTATAAAGTCGCCTATTTTAAACGGTTTGGTAATTCTAAGCATTACTCCTGCCATAAGATTTGCAAAAATTGTGCTTGATGAAAATGCTATAAGTCCTGACAATAAAAGGCCTATAAGTCCAATTATCTGATTTTTTGAACTATCACTTACAGGAAGAGCAAGTGCAATCGCCAATATACCTATGAGTGACAATATAATCATAATGATTTGCTTAGGAAAAAGCTTATCACTTCCTAGGTCAATGTTTTTTGCTATTAGAATTTTATGACTACTCCAAATGGTCACTCCTACAATAGTTAAAGTTATAATTAACGGTACAAATGAATTTATTTTATCTAATAAAGATGAAATTAATGTCATATATCAAACTGCCTCCGCTATAGTATAATAAAATATTACTGTAAATCTTTGTGCTATTCAATGTATTTTTCTTTTATATAGTAGTTTATTGTTAAAAAATTTATTGACGCGCAAATATTCTTGAAATAATCATAAGTATATTATACAATAGAAAAGTAGTTGTTTTAAAATAAGAAGTGAGGGGATAGTTTTTATGAGCAAAAAGTTAAACATTCAAGATTTGTTTCTTAATCATGTTAGAAGAAAAAGGATACCTGTTACTGTTTATCTTATGAACGGTGTCAAACTTGAAGGGCTTGTTAAAGGGTTTGATAACTTTGTGATTGTCCTAAAAGATGAAAATCAAAAAATGATTTACAAACATGCTATATCTACTATTGAGCCTTCGGAAGAAATACCTGAAATAGAAGTAGAATAGTTTATGGTTTTTGGCGGAGGGGTAAGAAAGCCGCTTGAGGTTGTTTTATTTTGTGCCGTCCTTTATAATGAAAATGAAATAAATAACCCCGATGAAATAGTAGAGGAAAATTTCGGAAAGATTTATATTAAATCTGAAATTTTCCCGTTTTCACACACCTCTTACTATATTCCTGAAATGGGTGAATCTCTTTATAAATATTTTGTCGGGTTTAAATACTTTATGCTCCCGGATAAAATAGTGGACTTAAAATTGAGAGCTGTCCAGGTAGAGGATAAGTATCTTAAAGACGGCAAAAGAATGATTAATATTGACCCTGGCTATGTTGCTCTTGAAAAGGTTGTTGCTGCAAGTACAAAAAACTTTACTCATAGAATTTATATTGCAAACTCTATTTACGGTGATGTACAATTAATGAGAAAGGGTAATACTTTTGAAAAACTGCCTTGGACTTTTTACGACTACACCCTTGATACGTCTTTAACGTTTTTTGATGATATGAGAAGGTTACTAAAAGGATATTTGGATGGATAGGCAAACTTTTTTAGTTGAGCTTGGGGAAATAATTATTGAAATACTAAAACAGTTAAGGCTAAAAGGTGAAGTATTGTCTAAGGAGAATTTTAGAGATTATTTGAGCAAAAATCAAAGGTTTAACTTTCTTCTAAGTAGATTGGAATGCCATGATTGTATGGATGAATTTGCTCGGAAATTTTTAGATTTTTTTGATAAGCTATATGGTGCAATTCCTAATGACTTAATCGGACATTTTGCAGAAATTCTTAAAAATGGGAGTTTTAGCGAGAAAAAGCAGGTTATAATTGAGCTTGTAACAGTTATTGTTGATAGGCTTGAAAAAAGTTATGGTGCTTTTGATAGAATAAAATCTGTCATATATGATATTGCTGCCGGTATCGATAAAACAGCCGCCCTTATAGACGAATCTTACGATGATGGTTTATCTGTGATATCAGAGGATATTAATACGGATAAGAAATTGATAAATGAGCTTAATATTGCTGCTACTGAAATATCTCAAAAAGATTCTTTGGAAGATGCCCTTGGGCATATAGTAAATAAGCTTAACGGACTAAGCGAGCTAATAAGGGATAAAGTATCAAAAAAAGAAAAGTTTGTAACTGAGCTGACTGAAAAGAAACAACAGATAAAAGGGATGAAATCTAAAATTAGTATAAATAATAACATACTTGAAAGGATTAAGGATGAGCTTGAAACCTATAAGGCTCAGATAATACGTGATTATCTTACGGGACTTTACAATCGCCAATATTTTGATGAGGTTATTGAAAGGGCGGTAGAGGAATATGAAAGATACGGCAAAAAATTCAGTATTATTTTTATAGATTTAGATGATTTTAAGTTGGTTAACGATAAACACGGACACGTTGTAGGTGATTTTGTATTGAAATATTTGGCTAATATTTTGAAACGGAATATTAGAAAGGTTGATTTTGCTTTTAGATATGGCGGTGAAGAGTTTGTCATAGTAATGCCTAATACCGATATAAGAAATGCGACTATCGTCGCTGAAAGGATATTGGCAGATTTGAGAAAAACAGTTTTTAAATATAAAAATTTAGATATCAAGCTTACTGCAAGTATCGGGGTTGAAGAGATAAGAGATGGTTATACTTCAACGAAGCTTGTGGAAGTGGTAGACAAAAGAATGTTAGAAGCCAAATCATCAGGCAAAAATAGGGTAGTTAGTGAGCTCTAATATTACAGCATTTCTTGAAGATTTAAAACAAGTTGATAATCCTGATAAAGAAAAAATTGAATTACTTAAGAAGACATTGCTTCTTGAGTTTGATATCAAAGCATATATTGATTTGTTTAAAAGATTTGGTGTGTTAGATTCTATTACTGCCGATATAATTTTGAAAAAATCTACCGAAGAACAAGTAAGCACAATCCTTTCAATGAGCCTTCCAATAAAAGAATCTGCATATCCTGCAATAACTTTCGGTGTCCTTAAAAATTATAGAGGGCTTGTAAGGGAGCTGTACCAATTTCTTGTAAAAGTTTCAGATAGTGGCTTAAAATCTATTCTCAATGATGTCTTGTTTGATAGTAACTATTTTATTTATCTTTGCCGTTTAATGAAAAATGATGTGAGATTTTTTACTCTTGTTGTTCAGCTTAAAAAGTATGACAAAAATGTACTCTCCGTTTTCGCTGAAAGCAGCGAGCCTGAGGTACTTTTTAGGGTTGGTAACATCAGACATATAGTAGAAAATGATGATGAGTTGATAAAAAAGATTTTGTTCA
Proteins encoded in this window:
- the pelG gene encoding exopolysaccharide Pel transporter PelG, whose amino-acid sequence is MAGIGFELKKILKKESLTSLFIAYSYATILSAGGWVASILSILTVGFINILLYDNSSDIIRFQVSVTHLIALSLIVSGIHQLVFTRFIADKIYIKEEKAIIPNLIGITILNTAISFAFIIIYSLFALKGIDSFYFNIFFIMTFLLLSNIWILNIIAVSIKKYKHTIVAYFISYLLVLIFASVFGKYGLDYLIGSFFVSNIFLFLTLLFLVIKSYFFSKFISFEFTKYYKKYFSLVLAGFFFNLGIWSDEFMFWYSSTGNGIIGKINASIVYDLPLFLAYLTIIPGLAIFFIRLEADFAELYDKYFKGVVNGATLYKLLNYKNNMIDLIRIATKEAIIIQGIFNIIFYLTAPKIINFLNLPLLIVPLFYIDMVAIQLQLIVMINLAFLFYLNKRREAAIVTFIMATLNIILPFISINLGPYFYGYGSAVAMLIASIAGLLFLNKSMMRLEYETFMLQ
- the pelF gene encoding GT4 family glycosyltransferase PelF encodes the protein MNKPTKPIDILIIGEGTYPYIQGGVSTWIHQLIEGNPEINFGLIFIGGQKTQYKKQMYDFPLNIVYFEEVFIFEEEKLPKSKSIKQDRSVINQIDEIHNLFRMIHSSKDKLNFLSNLIGKFKLKDFLYSDTSWEYTKNTYFDKYENESFIDYLWTIRNIHIPIWNLFDVINRLPEIKLVHSPSTGYAGFLAGLIKISKNIPYILTEHGIYTKERKIDLMTSDWFTTRTPFVNYSDTKGNLVRDIWNNFFAGLGLFSYFTADKILSLYRKASEVQISYGAPPEKTDVIPNGVDIKKLTPLIEKRKAHHQRICLIGRVVPIKDIKTFLKAMRIVVNKLPDAEGWIVGPTNEDEAYFEECQNLTKTLGLTENVKFMGFQNILDIFDKISVNTLTSISEGMPLTILEGFAAGIPAVTTDVGSCKDLIFGSIDEEDIKIGQAGFICKVADANCLAQAYISLLTDEALWKKQQQSAIKRVSKYYTYEKLISNYKKIYYKALNWQE
- a CDS encoding tetratricopeptide repeat protein produces the protein MKRQRHNIDIYLDSFDSKNIEILSKSKRQFGEGTLSTYNTDLPTSSKYGILSLVSNLRFPNMGNIIKRSLEDDNDEIRLYAFNILSKEENFINNELKKRLEKLELNNEDNIDKSLVLKEIGILYWELLFLDLVDSELNGYYLSLSEEYFKKALLSNQNDYEIFLYLGRIYLKKKEYDTALDYFQKVVELNEKEKALPYMAEIYFNLTKHEKAKSILSTLSKTEIHPNFYSNYCAWIRNE
- a CDS encoding mechanosensitive ion channel; translation: MTLISSLLDKINSFVPLIITLTIVGVTIWSSHKILIAKNIDLGSDKLFPKQIIMIILSLIGILAIALALPVSDSSKNQIIGLIGLLLSGLIAFSSSTIFANLMAGVMLRITKPFKIGDFIKVGEYFGRVVERGLFDTEIQTIDRELAAIPNTFLINNPIYVTRSSGAIISTVLSLGYDIHHSKIESLLIEAAKDCGLKEPFVQLLELGDFSITYKISGMLEDVKFIITARSNLCRCVLDKLHDNGIEIVSPTFMNQRKLPDNLQIIPTRPSKESVKEDVIAEEVLFDKAEKAEKVENIKQQIEEEIDEHKKKIENSSGLDKKIIVDSIKEKKEELKSVEKELKEE
- the hfq gene encoding RNA chaperone Hfq, which produces MSKKLNIQDLFLNHVRRKRIPVTVYLMNGVKLEGLVKGFDNFVIVLKDENQKMIYKHAISTIEPSEEIPEIEVE
- a CDS encoding DUF4416 family protein, which produces MVFGGGVRKPLEVVLFCAVLYNENEINNPDEIVEENFGKIYIKSEIFPFSHTSYYIPEMGESLYKYFVGFKYFMLPDKIVDLKLRAVQVEDKYLKDGKRMINIDPGYVALEKVVAASTKNFTHRIYIANSIYGDVQLMRKGNTFEKLPWTFYDYTLDTSLTFFDDMRRLLKGYLDG
- a CDS encoding GGDEF domain-containing protein — translated: MDRQTFLVELGEIIIEILKQLRLKGEVLSKENFRDYLSKNQRFNFLLSRLECHDCMDEFARKFLDFFDKLYGAIPNDLIGHFAEILKNGSFSEKKQVIIELVTVIVDRLEKSYGAFDRIKSVIYDIAAGIDKTAALIDESYDDGLSVISEDINTDKKLINELNIAATEISQKDSLEDALGHIVNKLNGLSELIRDKVSKKEKFVTELTEKKQQIKGMKSKISINNNILERIKDELETYKAQIIRDYLTGLYNRQYFDEVIERAVEEYERYGKKFSIIFIDLDDFKLVNDKHGHVVGDFVLKYLANILKRNIRKVDFAFRYGGEEFVIVMPNTDIRNATIVAERILADLRKTVFKYKNLDIKLTASIGVEEIRDGYTSTKLVEVVDKRMLEAKSSGKNRVVSEL